From one Triticum urartu cultivar G1812 chromosome 3, Tu2.1, whole genome shotgun sequence genomic stretch:
- the LOC125545094 gene encoding uncharacterized protein LOC125545094 isoform X1 — translation MVKTFNSVHHCSKKWQVRAFTAKYIANKYVEKIRANERMTLKGLAALVQEDSNMTIKRGKLGRARGLAFNIIYGDEIAQYNKLWDYANELRRSNPGSTFYLDLVEDGQFEKCYFSFDACKRGFLSACRPVLFLDGCHLKTQYGGILLSAVGMDPNDCIIPIAHAVVQREDTKAWRWFLTTLKKDLGIVNNDLWTIMSDKQKGLIKAVKELFSGSPHRFCVRHLWQNFNKNFKGEALKNQLWKCARSSTEGKFRHNMNEMLVLNKEAHDWLEELDPPTWVRAFQNEFPKCDVLLNNNCEVFNKYILDAREMPIISMCQRIKGQLMGRNHSKLQEALKWPGTICPKIRKKLDKNVEFARTCYASPAGLGIFNVNDRGVDYGVDYQLRKCSCRRWDLSGIPCSHGVAALRYDKINPEDYVKSCYSIATYRKAYENIIMPCRDISEWSKMNGRTIAPPPLVKQKGRRRKNRRKQPKEKQGKKGVKITRAGAIIHCSYCGVAGHNIGGCMDFKLGLKPKKKSERVRVRAEPDVSSSSDEEEAVVTQEQNQRTEGLIQEPVHLYQPEIINILTQEREASQREASQREAVHQGPLPNSVFIEEHIMSQPPVIPTTATKEGNVHRKREVLALAKLRAAAEKREVADLAKFEAAMAKLKEEEDKIKLAAQKRKEELEAKKQAAEEKKKTILEEKRLAAEEKRRATEEKKKKAQEEKLEMAEKKRQMMDERKRNAEIEKQKKAEEKRRIAEEKKMIANTKYQQEEAAFLIHQAEEFERQESWRKFKEAEEAARQNAWEQQNNQQDTTRNEEWELRKRRAEETNKKAMDDQMADQVRKQVVLEEQMKERAAGTSSRIEEARFNPCVVQGNKTKKKTAPTNQNMTCFKKPRKVNMFDEFR, via the exons ATGGTGAAAACCTTCAACAGTGTGCATCATTGTAGCAAGAAGTGGCAAGTGAGGGCATTTACTGCCAAGTACATTGCTAACAAGTATGTGGAGAAAATAAGAGCTAATGAGAGGATGACCCTCAAGGGATTGGCAGCACTTGTGCAGGAAGATTCCAACATGACAATTAAAAGAGGGAAGCTAGGGAGGGCCAGAGGACTAGCTTTCAATATTATATATGGAGATGAAATAGCACAATACAACAAGTTGTGGGACTATGCAAATGAGCTGAGGAGATCCAATCCAGGAAGTACATTTTATTTAGACCTTGTTGAAGATGGCcagtttgagaaatgctactttTCCTTTGATGCTTGTAAGAGGGGTTTCCTATCAGCTTGTAGGCCTGTTCTTTTCCTCGATGGTTGTCATTTGAAGACACAATATGGAGGCATCCTACTTAGTGCAGTAGGAATGGATCCCAACGATTGCATAATTCCTATTGCACATGCAGTGGTTCAGAGAGAAGATACAAAGGCTTGGAGGTGGTTCTTGACAACTTTAAAGAAAGATCTTGGTATTGTGAACAATGATCTTTGGACTATCATGTCCGACAAGCAAAAA GGTCTAATAAAGGCAGTGAAAGAACTGTTTAGTGGTTCCCCACATAGATTTTGTGTCAGGCATCTTTGGCAGAATTTCAACAAAAATTTTAAAGGTGAGGCCCTCAAAAACCAACTCTGGAAATGTGCTAGAAGTAGTACCGAAGGGAAATTTAGACATAACATGAATGAGATGTTAGTTCTAAACAAAGAGGCACATGATTGGCTAGAGGAGTTGGACCCTCCAACATGGGTTAGGGCATTTCAAAATGAATTCCCAAAGTGTGATGTCTTGTTGAACAATAACTGTGAGGTGTTCAACAAGTATATATTGGATGCAAGAGAAATGCCTATAATCAGCATGTGCCAGAGGATTAAAGGACAACTAATGGGAAGAAATCATAGCAAGCTGCAAGAGGCCTTGAAGTGGCCTGGTACTATAtgtccaaagataaggaaaaaatTGGACAAGAATGTGGAATTTGCTAGAACTTGCTATGCTTCACCAGCTGGATTGGGAATCTTTAACGTCAATGATAGAGGTGTAGACTACGGGGTCGATTACCAGTTGAGGAAGTGCAGCTGTAGGAGATGGGATTTGTCTGGCATTCCATGCAGCCATGGAGTAGCTGCTCTTAGATATGACAAAATCAATCCAGAGGATTATGTTAAGTCATGTTATTCTATTGCAACATATCGCAAGGCATATGAAAACATTATTATGCCATGCCGAGATATTAGTGAGTGGAGCAAAATGAATGGCAGAACTATCGCACCACCACCATTGGTAAAGCAgaaaggaaggaggaggaagaacaGGAGAAAACAGCCAAAAGAGAAACAAGGGAAAAAAGGAGTAAAAATTACAAGGGCAGGGGCAATAATCCATTGCAGCTATTGTGGAGTTGCTGGCCATAACATTGGTGGTTGTATGGACTTCAAATTAGGGTTAAAACCAAAGAAAAAATCTGAAAGGGTCAGAGTGAGGGCAGAGCCTGATGTTTCCTCCTCCTCGGATGAGGAAGAAGCAGTTGTCACTCAG GAACAGAATCAGCGGACAGAAGGTTTAATTCAAGAGCCAGTACATTTGTATCAGCCTGAGATAATTAATATTTTAACACAGGAG AGAGAAGCAAGCCAGAGGGAAGCAAGCCAGAGGGAAGCAGTCCATCAAGGTCCATTACCAAATTCTGTTTTCATAGAGGAGCACATCATGTCTCAGCCACCAGTTATCCCTACTACTGCAACAAAGGAGGGCAATGTTCACAGGAAAAGAGAGGTTCTAGCATTGGCAAAGCTGAGAGCCGCAGCTGAGAAAAGAGAAGTTGCAGACCTAGCAAAGTTTGAAGCAGCAATGGCAAAGTTGAAAGAAGAAGAGGACAAAATTAAGCTTGCAGCTCAAAAGAGAAAGGAAGAGCTGGAAGCTAAGAAACAAGCAGCcgaggaaaagaaaaaaactatactAGAGGAAAAGAGACTTGCtgcagaagagaagagaagagctactgaggaaaaaaagaaaaaagccCAAGAGGAGAAACTTGAAATGGCAGAGAAGAAAAGGCAAATGATGGATGAGAGAAAAAGAAATGCAGAGATAGAAAAACAAAAGAAGGCCgaggagaagagaaggattgCAGAGGAGAAGAAAATGATTGCAAATACAAAATACCAGCAGGAGGAGGCAGCTTTTCTGATACATCAAGCAGAGGAGTTTGAGAGGCAGGAGAGTTGGAGAAAATTTAAGGAGGCTGAGGAGGCTGCAAGGCAAAATGCTTGGGAGCAGCAGAACAATCAACAAGACACAACAAGGAATGAAGAATGGGAGCTGAGAAAGAGGAGAGCTGAAGAAACAAACAAGAAAGCCATGGATGACCAAATGGCAGATCAAGTAAGGAAGCAAGTCGTGTTGGAGGAACAAATGAAAGAAAGAGCTGCAGGAACTAGTTCAAGGATCGAGGAGGCAAGATTTAATCCTTGCGTTGTTCAAGGAAACAAGACAAAGAAAAAAACTGCACCTACCAATCAGAACATGACATGTTTTAAGAAACCTAGAAAGGTTAACATGTTCGACGAATTTAGGTAA
- the LOC125545094 gene encoding uncharacterized protein LOC125545094 isoform X2: MVKTFNSVHHCSKKWQVRAFTAKYIANKYVEKIRANERMTLKGLAALVQEDSNMTIKRGKLGRARGLAFNIIYGDEIAQYNKLWDYANELRRSNPGSTFYLDLVEDGQFEKCYFSFDACKRGFLSACRPVLFLDGCHLKTQYGGILLSAVGMDPNDCIIPIAHAVVQREDTKAWRWFLTTLKKDLGIVNNDLWTIMSDKQKGLIKAVKELFSGSPHRFCVRHLWQNFNKNFKGEALKNQLWKCARSSTEGKFRHNMNEMLVLNKEAHDWLEELDPPTWVRAFQNEFPKCDVLLNNNCEVFNKYILDAREMPIISMCQRIKGQLMGRNHSKLQEALKWPGTICPKIRKKLDKNVEFARTCYASPAGLGIFNVNDRGVDYGVDYQLRKCSCRRWDLSGIPCSHGVAALRYDKINPEDYVKSCYSIATYRKAYENIIMPCRDISEWSKMNGRTIAPPPLVKQKGRRRKNRRKQPKEKQGKKGVKITRAGAIIHCSYCGVAGHNIGGCMDFKLGLKPKKKSERVRVRAEPDVSSSSDEEEAVVTQNQRTEGLIQEPVHLYQPEIINILTQEREASQREASQREAVHQGPLPNSVFIEEHIMSQPPVIPTTATKEGNVHRKREVLALAKLRAAAEKREVADLAKFEAAMAKLKEEEDKIKLAAQKRKEELEAKKQAAEEKKKTILEEKRLAAEEKRRATEEKKKKAQEEKLEMAEKKRQMMDERKRNAEIEKQKKAEEKRRIAEEKKMIANTKYQQEEAAFLIHQAEEFERQESWRKFKEAEEAARQNAWEQQNNQQDTTRNEEWELRKRRAEETNKKAMDDQMADQVRKQVVLEEQMKERAAGTSSRIEEARFNPCVVQGNKTKKKTAPTNQNMTCFKKPRKVNMFDEFR, from the exons ATGGTGAAAACCTTCAACAGTGTGCATCATTGTAGCAAGAAGTGGCAAGTGAGGGCATTTACTGCCAAGTACATTGCTAACAAGTATGTGGAGAAAATAAGAGCTAATGAGAGGATGACCCTCAAGGGATTGGCAGCACTTGTGCAGGAAGATTCCAACATGACAATTAAAAGAGGGAAGCTAGGGAGGGCCAGAGGACTAGCTTTCAATATTATATATGGAGATGAAATAGCACAATACAACAAGTTGTGGGACTATGCAAATGAGCTGAGGAGATCCAATCCAGGAAGTACATTTTATTTAGACCTTGTTGAAGATGGCcagtttgagaaatgctactttTCCTTTGATGCTTGTAAGAGGGGTTTCCTATCAGCTTGTAGGCCTGTTCTTTTCCTCGATGGTTGTCATTTGAAGACACAATATGGAGGCATCCTACTTAGTGCAGTAGGAATGGATCCCAACGATTGCATAATTCCTATTGCACATGCAGTGGTTCAGAGAGAAGATACAAAGGCTTGGAGGTGGTTCTTGACAACTTTAAAGAAAGATCTTGGTATTGTGAACAATGATCTTTGGACTATCATGTCCGACAAGCAAAAA GGTCTAATAAAGGCAGTGAAAGAACTGTTTAGTGGTTCCCCACATAGATTTTGTGTCAGGCATCTTTGGCAGAATTTCAACAAAAATTTTAAAGGTGAGGCCCTCAAAAACCAACTCTGGAAATGTGCTAGAAGTAGTACCGAAGGGAAATTTAGACATAACATGAATGAGATGTTAGTTCTAAACAAAGAGGCACATGATTGGCTAGAGGAGTTGGACCCTCCAACATGGGTTAGGGCATTTCAAAATGAATTCCCAAAGTGTGATGTCTTGTTGAACAATAACTGTGAGGTGTTCAACAAGTATATATTGGATGCAAGAGAAATGCCTATAATCAGCATGTGCCAGAGGATTAAAGGACAACTAATGGGAAGAAATCATAGCAAGCTGCAAGAGGCCTTGAAGTGGCCTGGTACTATAtgtccaaagataaggaaaaaatTGGACAAGAATGTGGAATTTGCTAGAACTTGCTATGCTTCACCAGCTGGATTGGGAATCTTTAACGTCAATGATAGAGGTGTAGACTACGGGGTCGATTACCAGTTGAGGAAGTGCAGCTGTAGGAGATGGGATTTGTCTGGCATTCCATGCAGCCATGGAGTAGCTGCTCTTAGATATGACAAAATCAATCCAGAGGATTATGTTAAGTCATGTTATTCTATTGCAACATATCGCAAGGCATATGAAAACATTATTATGCCATGCCGAGATATTAGTGAGTGGAGCAAAATGAATGGCAGAACTATCGCACCACCACCATTGGTAAAGCAgaaaggaaggaggaggaagaacaGGAGAAAACAGCCAAAAGAGAAACAAGGGAAAAAAGGAGTAAAAATTACAAGGGCAGGGGCAATAATCCATTGCAGCTATTGTGGAGTTGCTGGCCATAACATTGGTGGTTGTATGGACTTCAAATTAGGGTTAAAACCAAAGAAAAAATCTGAAAGGGTCAGAGTGAGGGCAGAGCCTGATGTTTCCTCCTCCTCGGATGAGGAAGAAGCAGTTGTCACTCAG AATCAGCGGACAGAAGGTTTAATTCAAGAGCCAGTACATTTGTATCAGCCTGAGATAATTAATATTTTAACACAGGAG AGAGAAGCAAGCCAGAGGGAAGCAAGCCAGAGGGAAGCAGTCCATCAAGGTCCATTACCAAATTCTGTTTTCATAGAGGAGCACATCATGTCTCAGCCACCAGTTATCCCTACTACTGCAACAAAGGAGGGCAATGTTCACAGGAAAAGAGAGGTTCTAGCATTGGCAAAGCTGAGAGCCGCAGCTGAGAAAAGAGAAGTTGCAGACCTAGCAAAGTTTGAAGCAGCAATGGCAAAGTTGAAAGAAGAAGAGGACAAAATTAAGCTTGCAGCTCAAAAGAGAAAGGAAGAGCTGGAAGCTAAGAAACAAGCAGCcgaggaaaagaaaaaaactatactAGAGGAAAAGAGACTTGCtgcagaagagaagagaagagctactgaggaaaaaaagaaaaaagccCAAGAGGAGAAACTTGAAATGGCAGAGAAGAAAAGGCAAATGATGGATGAGAGAAAAAGAAATGCAGAGATAGAAAAACAAAAGAAGGCCgaggagaagagaaggattgCAGAGGAGAAGAAAATGATTGCAAATACAAAATACCAGCAGGAGGAGGCAGCTTTTCTGATACATCAAGCAGAGGAGTTTGAGAGGCAGGAGAGTTGGAGAAAATTTAAGGAGGCTGAGGAGGCTGCAAGGCAAAATGCTTGGGAGCAGCAGAACAATCAACAAGACACAACAAGGAATGAAGAATGGGAGCTGAGAAAGAGGAGAGCTGAAGAAACAAACAAGAAAGCCATGGATGACCAAATGGCAGATCAAGTAAGGAAGCAAGTCGTGTTGGAGGAACAAATGAAAGAAAGAGCTGCAGGAACTAGTTCAAGGATCGAGGAGGCAAGATTTAATCCTTGCGTTGTTCAAGGAAACAAGACAAAGAAAAAAACTGCACCTACCAATCAGAACATGACATGTTTTAAGAAACCTAGAAAGGTTAACATGTTCGACGAATTTAGGTAA